The Ciona intestinalis unplaced genomic scaffold, KH HT000103.2, whole genome shotgun sequence genome contains a region encoding:
- the LOC100178769 gene encoding uncharacterized protein LOC100178769 isoform X3, with protein sequence MGRNKKSKWMEREKRHFKRIRVTKDNPECKTDRVQAPIKDKENVIQTTKCGTRFSMEANHSKLWTDNLRLADRIKTKKTIENCLSSTCNPINLVYNDVTSHQDKTNVKRKLKTSNDNVSLKQWLTTKDVVRERDTSLHHLPDKENIIPYKNSEDESGWIFLFDESQQNCVDSHFFATLQDRFSLALSSFTSVLQVDKSSLRFFENIRSSLNKVASDAQLEENKHDISDARIDRILPETRSKRFHLVSPNEVGFEKCIPPKKKLMLEDLIKTIQPDVSDKPSCTNMSNVQIYNLQHSSYKANGSWNNEIGNLPLDIIFSEDSETEMKQFSNNLCEESNDFDSPLSNVSFLQHRKPRFLCDFNGRPSH encoded by the exons ATGGgaagaaataaaaagtcaaAGTGGATGGAGAGAGAAAAGAgacattttaaaagaataagAGTGACCAAGGACAATCCAGAATGTAAAACCGACAGAGTACAGGCTCCTATTAAAG ACAAAGAAAATGTTATCCAAACAACAAAGTGTGGGACAAGGTTTTCAATGGAAGCTAACCATTCTAAGTTATGGACAGATAATCTTCGGTTGGCAGACAGAATAAAAACGAAGAAAACGATTGAAAATTGTCTTTCATCTACTTGCA ATCCCATTAACTTGGTCTACAATGATGTAACATCACATCAAGATAAAACTAATGTGAAAAGGAAGCTCAAAACATCTAATGATAATGTTTCATTAAAACAGTGGTTAACAACTAAAG acgTAGTAAGGGAACGAGACACATCATTACATCACCTGCCAGACAAAGAAAACATAATTCCTTATAAAAACTCTGAAGATGAATCAGGTTGGATATTCCTAT ttgatGAATCGCAGCAAAATTGTGTTGACAGCCACTTCTTTGCAACACTCCAGGACCGGTTTTCGCTCGCTCTATCTAGTTTCACAAGTGTTCTGCAAGTAGATAAAAGTAGTTTgag gTTCTTTGAAAACATTAGGAGTTCCTTGAACAAAGTTGCATCAGATGCTCAACTTGAAGAAAACAAACATGATATCTCTGATGCACGGATAGAT aggATTTTGCCAGAAACCAGATCTAAACGATTTCATCTAG TATCACCAAATGAAGTGGGATTTGAGAAATGCATACCCCCCAAAAAA AAGCTGATGTTAgaagatttaataaaaacaattcaacCTGATGTCAGTGACAAACCAAGCTGTACAAATATGTCAAATgttcaaatttataatttgCAACATTCAAGTTATAAAGCAAATGGCAGCTGGAATAATGAAATAGGAAATTTACCTCTGGAT ataaTATTTAGTGAAGATAGTGAAACTGAAATGAAGCAGTTTAGCAACAACTTGTGTGAAGAAAGTAATGACTTCGACTCACCACTTAGCAATGTCTCATTCTTACAACATA GAAAACCACGTTTTCTGTGCGATTTTAATGGGCGGCCTTCTCACTAA
- the LOC100178769 gene encoding uncharacterized protein LOC100178769 isoform X1, whose translation MGRNKKSKWMEREKRHFKRIRVTKDNPECKTDRVQAPIKDKENVIQTTKCGTRFSMEANHSKLWTDNLRLADRIKTKKTIENCLSSTCNPINLVYNDVTSHQDKTNVKRKLKTSNDNVSLKQWLTTKDVVRERDTSLHHLPDKENIIPYKNSEDESGWIFLFDESQQNCVDSHFFATLQDRFSLALSSFTSVLQVDKSSLRFFENIRSSLNKVASDAQLEENKHDISDARIDRILPETRSKRFHLVSPNEVGFEKCIPPKKKLMLEDLIKTIQPDVSDKPSCTNMSNVQIYNLQHSSYKANGSWNNEIGNLPLDIIFSEDSETEMKQFSNNLCEESNDFDSPLSNVSFLQHSMDETCINSPSPAFKYEAILSHD comes from the exons ATGGgaagaaataaaaagtcaaAGTGGATGGAGAGAGAAAAGAgacattttaaaagaataagAGTGACCAAGGACAATCCAGAATGTAAAACCGACAGAGTACAGGCTCCTATTAAAG ACAAAGAAAATGTTATCCAAACAACAAAGTGTGGGACAAGGTTTTCAATGGAAGCTAACCATTCTAAGTTATGGACAGATAATCTTCGGTTGGCAGACAGAATAAAAACGAAGAAAACGATTGAAAATTGTCTTTCATCTACTTGCA ATCCCATTAACTTGGTCTACAATGATGTAACATCACATCAAGATAAAACTAATGTGAAAAGGAAGCTCAAAACATCTAATGATAATGTTTCATTAAAACAGTGGTTAACAACTAAAG acgTAGTAAGGGAACGAGACACATCATTACATCACCTGCCAGACAAAGAAAACATAATTCCTTATAAAAACTCTGAAGATGAATCAGGTTGGATATTCCTAT ttgatGAATCGCAGCAAAATTGTGTTGACAGCCACTTCTTTGCAACACTCCAGGACCGGTTTTCGCTCGCTCTATCTAGTTTCACAAGTGTTCTGCAAGTAGATAAAAGTAGTTTgag gTTCTTTGAAAACATTAGGAGTTCCTTGAACAAAGTTGCATCAGATGCTCAACTTGAAGAAAACAAACATGATATCTCTGATGCACGGATAGAT aggATTTTGCCAGAAACCAGATCTAAACGATTTCATCTAG TATCACCAAATGAAGTGGGATTTGAGAAATGCATACCCCCCAAAAAA AAGCTGATGTTAgaagatttaataaaaacaattcaacCTGATGTCAGTGACAAACCAAGCTGTACAAATATGTCAAATgttcaaatttataatttgCAACATTCAAGTTATAAAGCAAATGGCAGCTGGAATAATGAAATAGGAAATTTACCTCTGGAT ataaTATTTAGTGAAGATAGTGAAACTGAAATGAAGCAGTTTAGCAACAACTTGTGTGAAGAAAGTAATGACTTCGACTCACCACTTAGCAATGTCTCATTCTTACAACATA
- the LOC100178769 gene encoding uncharacterized protein LOC100178769 isoform X4, producing the protein MGRNKKSKWMEREKRHFKRIRVTKDNPECKTDRVQAPIKDPINLVYNDVTSHQDKTNVKRKLKTSNDNVSLKQWLTTKDVVRERDTSLHHLPDKENIIPYKNSEDESGWIFLFDESQQNCVDSHFFATLQDRFSLALSSFTSVLQVDKSSLRFFENIRSSLNKVASDAQLEENKHDISDARIDRILPETRSKRFHLVSPNEVGFEKCIPPKKKLMLEDLIKTIQPDVSDKPSCTNMSNVQIYNLQHSSYKANGSWNNEIGNLPLDIIFSEDSETEMKQFSNNLCEESNDFDSPLSNVSFLQHSMDETCINSPSPAFKYEAILSHD; encoded by the exons ATGGgaagaaataaaaagtcaaAGTGGATGGAGAGAGAAAAGAgacattttaaaagaataagAGTGACCAAGGACAATCCAGAATGTAAAACCGACAGAGTACAGGCTCCTATTAAAG ATCCCATTAACTTGGTCTACAATGATGTAACATCACATCAAGATAAAACTAATGTGAAAAGGAAGCTCAAAACATCTAATGATAATGTTTCATTAAAACAGTGGTTAACAACTAAAG acgTAGTAAGGGAACGAGACACATCATTACATCACCTGCCAGACAAAGAAAACATAATTCCTTATAAAAACTCTGAAGATGAATCAGGTTGGATATTCCTAT ttgatGAATCGCAGCAAAATTGTGTTGACAGCCACTTCTTTGCAACACTCCAGGACCGGTTTTCGCTCGCTCTATCTAGTTTCACAAGTGTTCTGCAAGTAGATAAAAGTAGTTTgag gTTCTTTGAAAACATTAGGAGTTCCTTGAACAAAGTTGCATCAGATGCTCAACTTGAAGAAAACAAACATGATATCTCTGATGCACGGATAGAT aggATTTTGCCAGAAACCAGATCTAAACGATTTCATCTAG TATCACCAAATGAAGTGGGATTTGAGAAATGCATACCCCCCAAAAAA AAGCTGATGTTAgaagatttaataaaaacaattcaacCTGATGTCAGTGACAAACCAAGCTGTACAAATATGTCAAATgttcaaatttataatttgCAACATTCAAGTTATAAAGCAAATGGCAGCTGGAATAATGAAATAGGAAATTTACCTCTGGAT ataaTATTTAGTGAAGATAGTGAAACTGAAATGAAGCAGTTTAGCAACAACTTGTGTGAAGAAAGTAATGACTTCGACTCACCACTTAGCAATGTCTCATTCTTACAACATA
- the LOC100178769 gene encoding uncharacterized protein LOC100178769 isoform X2 — protein sequence MGRNKKSKWMEREKRHFKRIRVTKDNPECKTDRVQAPIKDKENVIQTTKCGTRFSMEANHSKLWTDNLRLADRIKTKKTIENCLSSTCNPINLVYNDVTSHQDKTNVKRKLKTSNDNVSLKQWLTTKDVVRERDTSLHHLPDKENIIPYKNSEDESVDESQQNCVDSHFFATLQDRFSLALSSFTSVLQVDKSSLRFFENIRSSLNKVASDAQLEENKHDISDARIDRILPETRSKRFHLVSPNEVGFEKCIPPKKKLMLEDLIKTIQPDVSDKPSCTNMSNVQIYNLQHSSYKANGSWNNEIGNLPLDIIFSEDSETEMKQFSNNLCEESNDFDSPLSNVSFLQHSMDETCINSPSPAFKYEAILSHD from the exons ATGGgaagaaataaaaagtcaaAGTGGATGGAGAGAGAAAAGAgacattttaaaagaataagAGTGACCAAGGACAATCCAGAATGTAAAACCGACAGAGTACAGGCTCCTATTAAAG ACAAAGAAAATGTTATCCAAACAACAAAGTGTGGGACAAGGTTTTCAATGGAAGCTAACCATTCTAAGTTATGGACAGATAATCTTCGGTTGGCAGACAGAATAAAAACGAAGAAAACGATTGAAAATTGTCTTTCATCTACTTGCA ATCCCATTAACTTGGTCTACAATGATGTAACATCACATCAAGATAAAACTAATGTGAAAAGGAAGCTCAAAACATCTAATGATAATGTTTCATTAAAACAGTGGTTAACAACTAAAG acgTAGTAAGGGAACGAGACACATCATTACATCACCTGCCAGACAAAGAAAACATAATTCCTTATAAAAACTCTGAAGATGAATCAG ttgatGAATCGCAGCAAAATTGTGTTGACAGCCACTTCTTTGCAACACTCCAGGACCGGTTTTCGCTCGCTCTATCTAGTTTCACAAGTGTTCTGCAAGTAGATAAAAGTAGTTTgag gTTCTTTGAAAACATTAGGAGTTCCTTGAACAAAGTTGCATCAGATGCTCAACTTGAAGAAAACAAACATGATATCTCTGATGCACGGATAGAT aggATTTTGCCAGAAACCAGATCTAAACGATTTCATCTAG TATCACCAAATGAAGTGGGATTTGAGAAATGCATACCCCCCAAAAAA AAGCTGATGTTAgaagatttaataaaaacaattcaacCTGATGTCAGTGACAAACCAAGCTGTACAAATATGTCAAATgttcaaatttataatttgCAACATTCAAGTTATAAAGCAAATGGCAGCTGGAATAATGAAATAGGAAATTTACCTCTGGAT ataaTATTTAGTGAAGATAGTGAAACTGAAATGAAGCAGTTTAGCAACAACTTGTGTGAAGAAAGTAATGACTTCGACTCACCACTTAGCAATGTCTCATTCTTACAACATA